The segment CGCCACTAGTGGGCTTTATCTAAGGCGGGAACTACGCGTCTCTGCCGTGCTCTCGTTCGGGTGCACCATAACCTATCATTATTAATGCCTGGTTTGCTTTCTATTCATAATAAAGCTTGGGAATCATGGCAATAataatctatgtgatttgtctatGTATATAACTTAAAAGTTAGAATATTTATGTAGTACTAATACCGTGTcggagcggtggtggtgtaatggttaagaccacctgcccgcctgtggatcgaaatgtcccaggttcgaatctcatttttaccacatgagtttgtataccaatctgactcatgtttagtagttttcatcgaccacccaATTattttcggtgaaggaaaacatcgtgaggaaatctgctgtttattattaattgtgtgcaaaataaatatattaggacaaatcacacaaattgagccagctccaaagtaagttcgagacttgtgttatgggatacgatactatattttataacaaatacatatatagataaaatggagaagacaatgcATTAATAATGGCAAagaagttgttgtgtgtgtgttatcattccacgtaacgaccctcagccattaggaataagactatgaagaagaatagcTACTGCGTCAACTTTCTAGCAGTGTCGGGTGTATTGAGACAGTgactttgttatttacatctcattatcgagtcgattcgtaGTGTgtagctaaccaatcacagtgcgccttCGTGACGCAACGCAAACCACACTCCATTTGATTGGTTCGCTGATTCTCACTTGTAATCGGTTTGATAGAAATGAAGTGCTAACCCGCACTTGAACTAAGTTCGAACGTTCTGGTTGTCTTTTTaataactgaaaaaaaatttaatcgcCGTAAGCAGTGAAGGGAAAATAAAGGGTTTGAAGGGAGTAATGAAAAAACacaaagaaaatgaaaaaaatagttatctatatatttttatttaattttacaatgcaAATAGTTTGGTGATAATGTATCCCTCACCAAAATATGACTTAAGGAACTGTAATTAATAGTCTAAAAACGTAAGTGCTATTACGTTAAAACAGTAATTAATATTCCTCGCCGCCTTCACCCTCGCCCTCTCCGGAGTCCATCCCCACTTCCTCGTAGTCCTTCTCCAGCGCGGCCAAGTCCTCGCGAGCCTCCGAGAACTCTCCTTCTTCCATGCCCTCACCTACGTACCAGTGCACGAACGCTCGCTTGGCATACATCAGATCGAACTTGTGGTTCAGACGGGACCAGGCTTCTGCGATGGCCGTAGTGTTCGACAACATGCACACGGCGCGCTGGACCTTGGCCAAGTCTCCTCCGGGCACCACGGTGGGGGGCTGGTAATTGATCCCTACTTTGAAACCAGTGGGGCACCAGTCCACGAATTGAATGGTACGTTTGGTCTTGATCGTGCCGATAGCCGCATTGACGTCCTTCGGCACTACGTCGCCTCGATACAACATGCAGCAAGCCATATACTTCCCGTGTCGAGGATCGCATTTCACCATCTGGTTGGCGGGCTCGAAGCACGCGTTGGTGATCTCGGCGACGGACAGCTGCTCGTGGTACGCCTTTTCTGCGGAGATCACTGGAGCATACGTCGCCAGAGGAAAGTGGATGCGAGGGTACGGCACCAAATTAGTCTGAAACTCTGTGAGGTCGACGTTTAGAGCGCCATCAAATCTCAGTGAAGCGGTGATAGAAGACACTATTTGTCCGATCAATCTGTTCAAATTGGTGTATGTGGGTCTCTCTATATCCAAGTTCCTCCTACAAATATCATAGATGGCTTCGTTATCCACCATGAAGGCGGCATCTGAGTGCTCCAGCGTCGTGTGTGTGGTGAGGATGGAGTTGTAAGGCTCCACCACCGCTGTCGATATCTGAGGCGCTGGATATATAGCGAATTCTAGTTTAGACTTCTTTCCGTAATCTACGGAGAGCCGCTCCATGAGAAGGGACGCGAAGCCCGACCCGGTACCTCCGCCGAACGAGTGAAAGATTAGGAAACCTTGCAGGCCCGTGCATTGGTCGGCCAGCTTGCGAATTCTGTCCAGAACCAAGTCGACGATTTCCTTCCCGATGGTATAGTGTCCTCTGGCATAGTTATTCGCTGCGTCTTCTTTGCCAGTGATTAGTTGTTCCGGGTGGAACAGCTGGCGGTAGGTGCCCGTGCGGACCTCGTCGACGACCGTCGGCTCTAGGTCGATGAACACTGCTCTGGGGACGTGCTTACCAGCGCCGGTCTCGCTGAAGAAAGTATTGAAGGAGTCGTCCCCACCTCCCACGGTCTTGTCCGAGGGCATCTGCCCATCTGGCTGGATTCCATGTTCCAAGCAGTACAACTCCCAGCAAGCATTCCCGATCTGCACTCCGGCTTGCCCACCGTGTATAGATATGCACTCACGCATTTCTCGTTAATTGGTGTTCTTAAATAACTAGGTTTTAGTCTTCGCACCTTCTAGACGGGCGACGTATCTGACACTTCAAAACAACTGTCACTAATATTCCATGttctacaaaatttgaattaagtaTCCATAAAAACCTCCCTGTAATATTAAGACGAAGTGTTTGTAAGTTCGTATGTAAacgattttcaaaatgttttcacCGGTCAGGAAGGACTTGCTAAATAAGTGTTCATCTCTAAAtttgaaagttattttaatggtAACTTTATCTGCGTAGACTGAACTTTATATTacgatatatatttcttttatctgtgATTACGACATAACAGCATATGGGACGAAACAACAAAGGATACGAGACGAGTTAATTCGtttctattttctttcatCTGATGAGATGTGGACAGTGAAACGAGCCGTATCATGGGGCACCGCGAATGGCAACCGAGACTGACAATAGGGGCTTAGATGATATCTTTGATCAGCTGATATATTCTAGTACCTACGCTTTGTgttaaaagattatttttatataaggaaaattgaatgaatgaatgaaaattctCATTCATAAAACTAAACCACCGGCTAAAGTTACATTTTCctttagttaaaatatgttttgttaaatagttataattcATCCGTGTTAAATCTTGTAAagtaacttattttaatttaacacatTAACTTATGGATATGAGGGTtatttacgcgagcgaagcgatCGAGATTACAtataacattctacttggggctaaaatacattttttgcatgttgtgtatgtttgtttgtttgtaacgcg is part of the Plodia interpunctella isolate USDA-ARS_2022_Savannah chromosome Z, ilPloInte3.2, whole genome shotgun sequence genome and harbors:
- the LOC128683200 gene encoding tubulin alpha-1 chain-like: MRECISIHGGQAGVQIGNACWELYCLEHGIQPDGQMPSDKTVGGGDDSFNTFFSETGAGKHVPRAVFIDLEPTVVDEVRTGTYRQLFHPEQLITGKEDAANNYARGHYTIGKEIVDLVLDRIRKLADQCTGLQGFLIFHSFGGGTGSGFASLLMERLSVDYGKKSKLEFAIYPAPQISTAVVEPYNSILTTHTTLEHSDAAFMVDNEAIYDICRRNLDIERPTYTNLNRLIGQIVSSITASLRFDGALNVDLTEFQTNLVPYPRIHFPLATYAPVISAEKAYHEQLSVAEITNACFEPANQMVKCDPRHGKYMACCMLYRGDVVPKDVNAAIGTIKTKRTIQFVDWCPTGFKVGINYQPPTVVPGGDLAKVQRAVCMLSNTTAIAEAWSRLNHKFDLMYAKRAFVHWYVGEGMEEGEFSEAREDLAALEKDYEEVGMDSGEGEGEGGEEY